One Ornithinicoccus hortensis genomic window, TGTGCCCAACCCGGGTGGCTGTCCGACTGCGCCGGGGCGATCGCCGGAGGGCGCGCCATCCTGCAGAACGAGCTCCCCGGCCGCTACGACGCCGTGCTCGGGGCGATCGCCGCCGCGGCGCCCGCCGCCGACGTGCGGATCGGGGGCTACCCGCACCTGTTCAACGGGGAGGACTGTAACGCCGCCACGTTCTTCTCACCCGAGGAGATGGCCGACCTCAACGCGGCGACCGACGAGCTGGACGCGCTGGTGGAGCAGAAGACGCTCGGGGCCGGCTACACCTTCGTCGACCCGCGGGACGCCTTCGACGGGCACGCCGTCTGCGACGACGTGGAGTGGGTCAACGGGTTGAGCTGGCCGATCGTGGAGTCCTTCCACCCCAACCGGGACGGCAACATCGGGTATGCCGACGAGTTCTGGCCGGGGTCCGGCTCCGCGGCGGCGGCCACGGTGCCCGCCGACCGGACCGCGCAGGGCGTGGAGGCCTCGGTACGCCAGGAGGCCGACGCCGTCCTGGCGATGGACCTGGCCAGCCCGGCCAACCTGCGGGCCGCGCAGGCGGCGGGGATCTCGCCGGACCGGATCACCGGGCTCGTGGAGCAGCTGCGGTCGGCGGACACCGACGTCGTCGCCGGTGCGCTCGCGGAGCTGTCGGCGCTGGACGAGCAGCACGACCAGCGGGTGGTCGCCTACCGCGGCTGACGGCGCAGGGCGCGGCGGGTCAACCGGGTGCCCGGATAGCGCCACGACCGGATCAGCTCCTCGACGGCCCACACCATGGTCGGGCTGGACCACGACTGGGAGGGTTTGTGCAGCGCCCAGCCGTCTCCGACGGTGACGGCGGCGTGGGCGAGCTCGCCGTGCTCGTGCCACAACAGGACCTGTCCGGCGGCGTGGTCGTTGTCGGCGCCGTCGGACGGGTCCGTGTGGGTCTCCACCCAGCGGGTGAAGGTGTCCTGCCGCACCCAGTCGATGGCCACCGGTTCGCCGGCGGCGGCCATGACCGCGCCGAAGCAGTTCGGACCCGACCCGGGAGGGAAGCTGCCGGCCAGCTCGGCGGCACCGGGGAGGGGCCCGTCCGACGCGGCGCGGAGTTGCTCCCGGGCGAGCGCGTGCTGGCTGGGCCTGGTCCCGGCCTCGACCCACCGCAGCAGCTTCGCCCGGACCATCGGGTCCGTCGGCCAGGCCGGCGCCGGCTTGGGGTGCACCCGGTGCCGGCGTTCCGCGGTGAGCGCGGCCCGGGTCCGGGCGGGCAGCGCGGCGAACTCCTCCGCGGTCAGGCCCACCCACGACCCGCCGCCGTACATGAAGAAGGTGTCCCGCAACTCGTCGGTGACCTCGAACGACGGCGCTTCCGGCAGGTCGGCGAGCAGCCCGGGGTCGAGGGCGTCCACCCGGAAGGGCTGCCGGACGGGGGCGAACCAGGCGAGCCACCGGTCCACCAGGGCCGGCGACACCCCGATGCCGAGCACGCTGAGCCCGGGCACGCCGGTGCCGGGAACGCTCACGGGGGACACGGCACTAGTGTGCCCTGTCATGGAGGGCACCGAGATCCGCAAGCTGGTCGCGCTGGAGGACCGCCACTGGTGGTACCGCGAACGGCGCGAGCTGCTCGCCGCACGGGTCCGCGGTCTCGCGCCGGGGGCGGCCCTGGACATCGGCGCCGCCGGTGGCGGCAACACGCGCGTGCTGCGCGGCCTCGGGTGGCAGGTCCTCGCCCTGGAGTTCACCGCCGAGGGCTCGGAAGTCGCGGCGGAGCGCGGCCTCGACGTCGTGCGCGCGGACGCCCAG contains:
- a CDS encoding SGNH/GDSL hydrolase family protein: MDIRRRTSLTALTSIPAGLALALTGVVPAQADDTAYVALGDSFSAGTGTRNSTDDCYRSPYGYPALIAGAQGLTLDYQACSGATTADVLANQVGSLGPDTGLVTMTIGGNDLGFADVITECAQPGWLSDCAGAIAGGRAILQNELPGRYDAVLGAIAAAAPAADVRIGGYPHLFNGEDCNAATFFSPEEMADLNAATDELDALVEQKTLGAGYTFVDPRDAFDGHAVCDDVEWVNGLSWPIVESFHPNRDGNIGYADEFWPGSGSAAAATVPADRTAQGVEASVRQEADAVLAMDLASPANLRAAQAAGISPDRITGLVEQLRSADTDVVAGALAELSALDEQHDQRVVAYRG